In a genomic window of Pedobacter sp. KBS0701:
- a CDS encoding beta-L-arabinofuranosidase domain-containing protein, producing the protein MKIYKVFRSMSYLAVFIVTGNTVLAQNGDQILDGIGETAMSARYELKGDLKDWSRNRFNANFIGGQPQFAQDSRFGKVLSLPGTTGTYVSIPAGALTDIESISITSWVLLKSERSEQSFFDFGQSDDKHFSSQLNSKQNDQGFLAMIQNGKQSSIITKGPTPALNQWAHLAIVVDIPSKSLTSYLNGKKVAEAKDINFDLTAIFGQNKSDKKLLNLGKAISVKNTELNALIHDFRIYRVPLNAKQIVSIYRHEQYEANETTVNTSAKTDDNLQHFPADASQLYTKYLTQVNDIDVTTSVGNLPRLPGAVAGTYQAGKTGPMVKVIWPNPTDNLTVAQPGNYTITGYVPGTNFKPKAQVKVTPTDNEATPAIKLQPFALNQVMLKADHEGHDTKFIENRDKFIRTLAKTDPNSFLYMFRHAFGQKQPASAKPLGVWDSEDTKLRGHATGHYLSAIAQAYAGAGNDKALQKIFADKMEYMVNTLYTISQLSGKPQKAGGAAVADPLAIPFGPGKTAYNSDISEKGIRRDYWNWGKGFISAYPPDQFIMLENGAKYGGQNNQIWAPYYTLHKILAGLIDIYEVSGNKKALEIATNMSDWVYTRLSHLPQQTLTKMWSTYIAGEFGGMNESMAHLYRITGKENYLKTAQLFDNIRLFYGDAAHSSGLVKNVDLLRGLHANQHIPQIVGSMELYRVSNQSDYFKIADNFWHKVVNNYMYSIGGVAGARNPANAECFIAQPGTLYENGFSEGGQNETCATYNMLKLTGDLFLFEQKAELMDYYERALYNDILASVAKDNPGNTYHISLRPGSAKQFSNDDMTGFTCCNGTALESSTKLQNSIYFKDQNNQSLYVNLFIPSVLNWSERKIKIEQTTSYPKSDQTSLTINGNGQFDLYVRIPGWATKGFFVKINGQQQKLNAVPGTYLKISRNWKSGDQVDLTMPFQFHLDPVMDQQNIASLFYGPILLAAQEPEARKEWRNVVLNADDLGKTIKGNPAKLEFTIDGVLFKPFYDSYGRHSVYLDVTLK; encoded by the coding sequence ATGAAAATTTACAAAGTCTTCCGCTCCATGTCATACCTTGCTGTTTTTATAGTAACAGGCAACACGGTTCTGGCACAAAATGGTGATCAAATCCTCGATGGCATTGGCGAAACGGCCATGAGTGCCAGATATGAACTTAAAGGTGATTTAAAGGACTGGTCCAGAAATCGATTTAATGCAAATTTTATTGGAGGTCAACCGCAATTTGCACAAGACAGTCGCTTCGGAAAAGTACTTTCTTTGCCGGGAACTACCGGAACTTATGTAAGCATCCCTGCGGGAGCATTAACAGATATTGAATCCATCAGCATAACCAGTTGGGTTTTACTTAAAAGCGAACGATCGGAACAAAGTTTTTTTGACTTTGGTCAAAGCGACGATAAACATTTTTCCTCACAACTCAACAGTAAACAGAATGATCAGGGTTTTCTTGCTATGATCCAAAATGGAAAGCAATCAAGTATAATCACAAAGGGGCCGACTCCTGCTCTCAACCAATGGGCGCATCTGGCTATTGTTGTTGACATTCCCTCAAAATCTCTGACAAGTTACCTTAATGGAAAAAAAGTTGCTGAAGCAAAAGATATCAACTTTGATCTTACTGCTATTTTCGGTCAGAACAAATCGGATAAGAAATTGCTAAACCTTGGCAAAGCCATATCAGTTAAAAACACTGAACTGAATGCTTTAATCCATGATTTCAGAATTTATCGGGTACCTTTAAATGCAAAGCAAATTGTTTCCATTTATCGCCACGAACAATATGAGGCCAACGAAACGACAGTAAACACTTCGGCTAAAACAGATGATAACCTGCAACATTTTCCCGCAGATGCATCCCAATTATATACCAAATATCTAACTCAGGTAAATGATATTGACGTAACAACGAGTGTAGGTAATCTTCCCCGATTACCAGGTGCTGTTGCCGGAACTTATCAAGCAGGTAAAACTGGCCCAATGGTAAAGGTAATCTGGCCAAACCCAACAGATAATTTGACAGTTGCCCAACCGGGAAATTATACCATTACCGGTTATGTACCAGGAACAAACTTTAAGCCGAAAGCACAGGTAAAGGTGACTCCGACCGACAACGAGGCGACACCTGCTATTAAGCTACAACCTTTTGCCTTGAACCAGGTGATGCTAAAGGCTGATCATGAAGGGCATGATACGAAATTTATTGAAAACAGGGATAAATTTATCCGAACATTGGCTAAAACAGATCCTAATTCGTTCCTGTATATGTTTCGTCACGCTTTTGGCCAGAAACAGCCGGCCAGTGCGAAACCACTTGGAGTATGGGATAGCGAAGATACTAAATTACGAGGTCATGCTACCGGACATTATTTAAGTGCTATTGCACAAGCTTATGCAGGCGCAGGTAATGATAAAGCATTGCAGAAAATTTTCGCCGATAAAATGGAGTATATGGTTAATACACTCTATACGATATCTCAATTATCCGGAAAACCTCAAAAAGCGGGCGGCGCTGCTGTTGCAGATCCGTTAGCTATTCCTTTTGGTCCTGGAAAAACAGCCTATAATTCTGATATTAGCGAAAAGGGAATCAGAAGGGATTACTGGAATTGGGGAAAAGGATTCATCAGTGCCTATCCGCCAGATCAGTTTATCATGCTTGAAAATGGCGCTAAATATGGTGGACAAAACAATCAGATTTGGGCACCTTATTATACTTTACATAAAATCTTAGCCGGACTGATTGATATTTACGAGGTTAGCGGTAATAAAAAAGCACTTGAAATTGCAACCAATATGAGTGACTGGGTATATACCCGATTAAGCCATTTACCACAACAAACCTTAACCAAAATGTGGAGTACCTATATTGCTGGTGAGTTTGGTGGCATGAATGAATCAATGGCGCATCTCTACAGAATCACCGGAAAAGAAAATTATCTGAAAACAGCACAGCTTTTTGACAACATCCGTTTGTTTTATGGCGATGCCGCACATAGCAGTGGCTTAGTTAAAAATGTGGATCTTTTGCGTGGCCTTCACGCTAATCAGCATATTCCTCAGATTGTTGGTAGTATGGAACTTTATCGTGTATCAAACCAGTCAGATTACTTTAAAATTGCTGATAACTTCTGGCATAAAGTCGTAAATAATTATATGTATAGTATAGGCGGCGTTGCTGGTGCAAGAAATCCGGCCAATGCAGAATGTTTTATTGCACAGCCGGGAACCTTATACGAAAATGGATTTTCTGAAGGTGGGCAAAATGAAACCTGCGCCACCTACAATATGCTTAAACTTACAGGAGATCTGTTTCTCTTCGAACAAAAAGCAGAATTAATGGACTACTACGAACGGGCTTTATATAATGACATCTTAGCTTCCGTAGCAAAAGATAATCCCGGAAATACTTACCATATATCGCTTAGACCAGGTTCTGCAAAACAATTCAGCAATGATGACATGACCGGTTTTACCTGTTGCAATGGTACCGCATTGGAAAGTAGCACCAAGTTACAGAATTCTATTTATTTTAAAGATCAGAATAATCAATCTTTATATGTTAACCTTTTCATTCCATCTGTATTAAACTGGTCCGAGCGAAAAATTAAGATTGAACAAACTACCAGCTATCCAAAATCAGATCAAACCAGTTTAACCATCAACGGTAATGGTCAATTTGACCTGTACGTACGGATCCCAGGATGGGCAACAAAGGGTTTCTTTGTCAAAATTAATGGCCAGCAACAAAAGTTAAATGCAGTACCGGGAACTTACCTTAAAATTTCGAGAAACTGGAAATCTGGAGATCAGGTTGATTTAACAATGCCTTTTCAGTTTCATTTAGATCCGGTAATGGATCAGCAGAATATTGCAAGTTTATTTTATGGCCCCATACTGCTTGCCGCACAGGAACCAGAGGCAAGAAAAGAATGGCGTAATGTTGTCCTTAATGCTGATGATTTGGGGAAAACCATCAAAGGCAATCCAGCCAAACTGGAATTTACTATAGACGGAGTTTTGTTTAAACCATTTTATGATAGCTACGGAAGGCATTCTGTTTACCTGGATGTGACCTTAAAATAA
- a CDS encoding family 43 glycosylhydrolase encodes MKKKYLKPFILFLLCSTFQMVLAQSVKEAVVHGNPIIPGYFADPTVKKFGDTYYIYATTDGNGGGFGPSQVWTSKDFVNWVMQDMNWPTTHYYWAPDVTQGADSKYYLYYCQPVEIFGASSDTPVGPWTSLLPKGKPIVSNFMVPNVITLDGQTFKDDDGKYYMYWGTWGIYPNHGCGVGLLNKDMKSFSRLAQIPNTDAKEFFEAPFVFKRKGIYYLTYSSGYCEDGTYRVQYATATNPMGPFKYAANNPILSTNKDGTVHGPGHQSVLQQGDDFYLVYHRHNNPHNDGGYHRQVAVDKMQFDDEGNILKILPTHTGIGYLAKNANPHPNLAQGKKVSASSSYDENFKAEFAFDDNNGTLWKSKSNIGPAWVQVDLGKIYPIKSIHTQFEYATWYYQYKIMYSVDGKTWKIYADRSKNTQHGSPMIDFGNIKTRYLRTMVLQTEYPGLNKAIWNIKVFDNAEYHPVMNTKIKKWQPLKAFEPKGLLVDLALDNLRTGTVVANVQNKGKLGGHFLASGTTRPITSMIAGKKALVFTGQERLSSSVPAPQSLLGNSSYSVSMWVLNPEIDKEETIISWTGRGGVNLSNAAVGYGNSKTAGAITHLGWADLGYKHLPKANEWHLISIVFDGTMEHIYVDGELDRRERRMLFINNLRHFLIGGNEDGSAGFSGALASLKIYDVPLSHEEIKAAYKKGLPNNTVLHVEAKNLDYGNLNKWTNNGAALGVLGSKGKAEVADVNGKIAVVLYNKGKLLLSNEMTEAPDFSKPFSAIFSLYSQAGSKTDLFFGKGNKTARIAGTGKWQEVICTYYRGRFKIFVNGKLAGNDNPPNRQKDQRILIGSATEGTSVAISSIYVFNYGLDDSRCMLEFNFWKQTLNNNLSHASFALKPSAVTPNMVSMAADKPVLPGTNFEYLFKSDGDKSTLKWLKSPDYTDFSVAPEKRYTYTVKVRDNFGNVTPTSLPCAVTTDSILFVIRKQNGAALSVPARADGLKGTSWDGLIGNADTVAQHSGVLKLVSHNTFWDGSMATGPFAYNQVEGNFTAEVLLSDMLGLNQKKAYGANEAGIMVKEPSSGAKLIQNGVMPGWGVGNIITDFNQGERKQLNNLSGWAFYRHLQIQRQGNLFFMRGSHDGKDWVNLPGSPVKRDNMSSGVLEVGVYHATYGDISGYASFSDFKIIQKK; translated from the coding sequence ATGAAGAAAAAATATCTAAAGCCATTCATTTTATTTCTACTGTGTTCTACTTTTCAAATGGTACTGGCGCAATCTGTAAAGGAGGCTGTGGTACACGGAAATCCAATTATACCGGGTTATTTTGCAGATCCAACGGTAAAGAAGTTTGGAGATACTTATTACATATATGCTACAACAGATGGTAACGGTGGTGGTTTCGGTCCTTCCCAGGTATGGACATCTAAAGATTTTGTGAATTGGGTCATGCAGGATATGAACTGGCCAACCACGCACTACTACTGGGCGCCAGATGTAACCCAGGGTGCCGATAGTAAGTATTATCTGTATTACTGCCAGCCTGTTGAGATTTTTGGAGCTTCATCTGATACCCCTGTTGGTCCCTGGACATCGCTATTACCTAAAGGTAAACCGATTGTTTCTAATTTTATGGTGCCAAATGTAATTACGCTTGATGGACAGACTTTTAAGGATGATGATGGCAAATATTATATGTACTGGGGCACCTGGGGCATTTATCCCAACCATGGCTGTGGTGTTGGTCTTTTAAATAAAGATATGAAATCCTTTTCCAGGCTGGCACAGATTCCCAATACTGATGCAAAAGAGTTTTTCGAAGCACCCTTTGTATTTAAAAGAAAAGGAATTTACTATTTGACCTATTCTTCAGGTTATTGTGAGGATGGCACTTACAGGGTTCAATATGCAACTGCAACCAACCCGATGGGACCTTTTAAATATGCCGCTAATAATCCCATTTTATCTACAAATAAAGACGGAACGGTGCACGGGCCGGGACATCAATCTGTATTGCAACAGGGTGATGATTTTTACCTGGTTTATCACCGGCATAATAATCCGCATAATGATGGCGGTTACCACAGGCAGGTTGCTGTAGATAAAATGCAGTTTGATGATGAAGGGAATATCCTTAAGATTTTACCTACCCATACCGGAATCGGTTATCTGGCGAAAAATGCCAACCCACATCCAAATTTAGCACAGGGTAAAAAAGTGTCCGCATCCTCCAGCTATGATGAAAATTTTAAAGCGGAATTTGCCTTTGATGATAATAATGGAACATTATGGAAAAGCAAAAGCAATATAGGGCCTGCCTGGGTGCAGGTAGATTTGGGAAAAATATATCCTATTAAAAGTATCCATACGCAGTTTGAATACGCCACCTGGTACTATCAATATAAGATCATGTATTCGGTTGACGGGAAAACATGGAAAATATATGCCGATCGCAGTAAAAATACACAACATGGAAGCCCGATGATTGATTTCGGAAATATTAAGACGAGGTACCTCCGTACTATGGTTTTACAGACTGAATATCCGGGATTGAATAAAGCGATATGGAATATTAAAGTTTTCGATAATGCAGAATATCATCCGGTAATGAATACCAAAATTAAAAAATGGCAACCTTTAAAAGCTTTTGAACCAAAAGGTTTATTGGTAGACCTGGCATTAGATAATCTCCGGACAGGCACCGTTGTAGCAAACGTTCAAAATAAAGGTAAGTTGGGTGGGCATTTTTTGGCTAGTGGAACAACTAGACCCATTACCTCAATGATCGCAGGCAAAAAAGCATTGGTTTTTACTGGTCAGGAGCGCTTATCTTCATCAGTTCCTGCGCCACAGTCTCTGCTTGGAAACAGCAGCTATAGCGTAAGTATGTGGGTTTTAAATCCAGAGATTGATAAAGAAGAAACCATTATTTCGTGGACAGGGCGGGGAGGGGTTAATTTAAGTAACGCTGCAGTCGGTTATGGGAATAGTAAAACTGCAGGCGCAATAACCCATCTGGGATGGGCAGATTTAGGATACAAGCATTTACCAAAAGCAAATGAATGGCATCTGATCAGCATTGTTTTTGATGGTACAATGGAACATATTTATGTTGATGGAGAATTGGACAGGAGAGAAAGAAGAATGCTCTTTATCAATAACCTCAGGCATTTTCTCATCGGCGGAAATGAAGATGGAAGTGCAGGGTTTTCCGGTGCATTGGCTTCATTAAAAATTTATGATGTGCCACTAAGCCATGAAGAAATTAAAGCAGCTTATAAAAAAGGGCTGCCTAATAATACCGTGCTACATGTAGAGGCAAAAAATCTCGACTATGGCAATTTGAATAAGTGGACTAACAACGGTGCTGCTTTGGGGGTACTTGGAAGTAAGGGAAAAGCAGAAGTTGCCGATGTAAATGGGAAAATAGCAGTGGTATTGTACAATAAGGGTAAATTGCTTCTTAGCAATGAAATGACCGAAGCACCAGATTTTTCAAAACCTTTTAGCGCCATTTTTTCATTGTATTCGCAAGCCGGATCAAAAACAGATTTATTTTTTGGCAAAGGAAATAAAACGGCCAGGATAGCAGGAACCGGAAAGTGGCAAGAGGTGATCTGTACTTATTACAGAGGTAGATTCAAGATTTTTGTAAATGGTAAATTAGCTGGAAATGATAATCCCCCTAACAGACAAAAAGATCAGCGTATTTTAATTGGATCTGCAACGGAAGGGACTTCAGTAGCCATATCATCAATTTATGTGTTTAATTATGGTCTTGATGATAGCCGTTGTATGTTGGAATTTAATTTTTGGAAACAGACACTAAATAACAACCTCTCACACGCGTCATTCGCCTTAAAACCATCAGCTGTTACGCCAAATATGGTTTCTATGGCTGCGGATAAACCAGTGTTGCCTGGTACCAATTTTGAATACCTTTTTAAAAGTGATGGAGATAAAAGCACCCTAAAATGGTTAAAATCTCCAGATTATACTGACTTTTCAGTTGCGCCAGAAAAGCGCTATACTTACACTGTAAAGGTTAGAGATAACTTTGGCAATGTTACCCCAACCTCGTTACCCTGTGCCGTTACAACAGATTCTATACTTTTTGTAATCAGAAAGCAAAATGGAGCAGCGTTATCGGTTCCGGCAAGAGCAGATGGTTTGAAAGGTACTTCCTGGGACGGTTTGATAGGAAATGCGGACACCGTTGCCCAGCATTCCGGTGTATTGAAGTTGGTGTCGCACAATACATTCTGGGATGGATCAATGGCAACAGGACCATTTGCTTACAACCAGGTAGAAGGTAATTTTACTGCCGAGGTGTTGCTATCCGATATGTTAGGGCTGAACCAAAAGAAAGCTTATGGTGCAAATGAGGCAGGTATAATGGTTAAAGAACCATCAAGTGGGGCAAAGCTCATACAAAATGGTGTGATGCCAGGCTGGGGTGTCGGAAACATCATAACTGATTTTAACCAGGGGGAACGCAAACAGTTGAACAACCTATCGGGATGGGCTTTTTATCGTCATTTACAAATACAAAGGCAGGGAAATCTATTTTTTATGCGTGGCAGCCATGATGGAAAGGATTGGGTAAATCTTCCCGGCAGTCCTGTAAAAAGAGATAATATGAGTAGCGGAGTTTTAGAGGTGGGCGTATATCATGCTACTTATGGTGATATTTCTGGTTATGCATCGTTTAGTGATTTTAAGATCATCCAGAAGAAATAA
- a CDS encoding RagB/SusD family nutrient uptake outer membrane protein, whose protein sequence is MKRLAIYICCAIGLSMATSCKKFLDEKPISTSTDITFWKNENDADKGIAGGYALLRKTLNKANGLAFYAYGDLPTDEFSSANSYRFDNIAAINWSIPVATAETGDPMMQMRRYDSFYSAIDQANRCLKFIPTIPDDKFSSPTSKNNLLGEAYFLRAFNYFYMTRIWGDVPLVIQTGAIADAVDIPRNKAAEVLAQCLSDVNMAISLLNWDYANPANRAVRANKGSAYALLAHIYAWQGDYQNCNLTTSKIIDQNFYQYVNRDSYLDIYKGKSNEGIFEIAQSGENEGNVANIANYTLKSPYLTTNTGNAVFSLNTTTLKNLFDDLNDKRYSKAFALTNSTDPICIKYSNITYVNGQNVIIPVAHNNIIIFRLADIKLLKAEALAALNQFDQSRAILNEVRGIAGAGAWNGDNANLFEAIINERGRELFLEGHRFYDLVRLGRKTGTIKFGDDKMNKGDFDAGKYYWPIDPALMIINKKLTQTPFWSSKM, encoded by the coding sequence ATGAAAAGATTAGCAATATATATATGCTGTGCAATCGGATTGAGCATGGCCACTTCATGCAAAAAGTTTCTTGATGAAAAACCCATTAGCACCTCTACAGATATTACCTTTTGGAAAAATGAGAACGATGCAGACAAGGGTATAGCAGGAGGTTACGCACTATTGAGAAAAACCTTGAATAAGGCAAATGGACTTGCTTTTTATGCCTACGGAGACCTGCCTACTGATGAATTCTCTTCTGCGAATTCTTATCGTTTCGACAACATTGCTGCGATCAATTGGTCCATACCTGTTGCTACTGCAGAAACAGGAGATCCAATGATGCAAATGAGAAGATATGACAGCTTCTATAGCGCCATAGATCAAGCCAATAGATGTCTCAAATTTATCCCGACAATACCAGATGATAAATTTTCTTCTCCTACATCAAAAAATAATCTCTTGGGCGAAGCCTATTTTTTAAGGGCATTCAATTATTTCTACATGACCAGAATTTGGGGAGATGTTCCCCTGGTTATACAAACCGGAGCGATTGCAGATGCTGTAGATATTCCACGCAATAAGGCAGCTGAAGTTTTAGCACAATGCTTAAGTGATGTTAACATGGCAATAAGCCTTTTGAACTGGGATTATGCGAACCCTGCAAATAGAGCCGTAAGAGCAAATAAAGGTTCAGCTTACGCCCTTCTGGCACATATTTATGCCTGGCAGGGCGATTACCAAAACTGTAATTTGACAACCAGCAAGATTATCGACCAAAACTTTTATCAGTATGTAAACAGGGATAGTTACCTTGACATATACAAAGGTAAATCTAATGAGGGCATTTTTGAGATTGCCCAAAGTGGTGAAAATGAAGGCAATGTAGCTAACATAGCAAATTACACGTTAAAAAGCCCTTATTTAACAACTAATACCGGAAATGCTGTTTTTTCACTCAATACCACTACGTTAAAGAATCTTTTCGATGATCTTAACGATAAACGGTATTCCAAAGCCTTTGCGCTGACCAATTCAACAGACCCGATCTGTATCAAGTATTCGAATATCACCTATGTTAACGGACAAAACGTAATTATTCCGGTAGCCCATAATAACATCATCATTTTCAGGCTTGCAGATATAAAGCTTTTAAAGGCAGAAGCACTTGCAGCATTAAACCAGTTTGATCAATCCAGGGCCATACTCAATGAAGTAAGGGGCATAGCAGGTGCGGGTGCCTGGAATGGCGATAATGCCAACTTGTTTGAGGCCATTATAAACGAGCGTGGAAGAGAACTATTTCTGGAAGGACATCGTTTTTACGACTTGGTTAGGCTTGGCAGAAAAACCGGCACTATTAAATTCGGCGATGACAAGATGAACAAAGGCGACTTCGATGCAGGCAAATATTATTGGCCGATAGACCCGGCGTTAATGATTATAAACAAAAAGTTAACCCAAACTCCGTTCTGGAGCTCAAAGATGTAA